One genomic region from Asterias amurensis chromosome 7, ASM3211899v1 encodes:
- the LOC139939286 gene encoding uncharacterized protein isoform X2 — protein sequence MGTSPLSLLCVVGLLVLHRVGASHFRGGIITWRSLPDNPRSVEVTYRLAWKKDFIEQNFDVCTAEAIEDKTELFLGKRLYLNEDVVINDMSYICTDYNVAGDYAAGVQTYIIPVPDGVFAFDISIQSCCWVTLQNYPVPRNYQLNATVDLTPRANRGNQTNSSPTASIVPVQFVQQSCNHVIRIPVSDPDGDVVRCRFADPSRNECFKVCGALEASTLESSETECTLTYNGPNQVGWYGVTIMIEDFNRRRRNRPLSRVPLHFLIKVTASDENCHRPGFVNPTPDNGECLPAAVDQPKTIRLAARSENSHITGISTFGLPLGMEVTPLTSDPADPMTFYVDLQWTPPQSQRGPHHICFSVFDQKDDHEFASDQVCITVHVGARATHPVPELSRPHEGEEMVSIFNEEWEIQFDSSITQHATSEGAIVSIIKVEGNEPVHTVNLADETNVQFPLDEPSKVLFTTPGLVLEGSTEYMIHVQEGAVLSAVGCKSVSASHEWHFTTGRDLVLAASRLPPQEVRRQTVEPECFAGYMAIYVSKSWLSSVSSLIDPAGMHLNEPSCIGEDFNETHFVLGASHDMCGTVVTSETEDIQVVENIVYIPPQPDSLGSSITRDKNIEVHVECRLTGSRLAHVQFDPNVTTIIYHEVGYGTFNFQMRMYEDSAFQRKFKPINFPIDVDQSQRLYFEAKVVTNEDLSMFLDSCRATPTANPRDPTKYIFINKGCKVDDTVEFHYHPSSLRQRFSIEAFAFLGENLHGSVFVHCDLATCHAADLQSPCARGCQDSSVISRRDVSQSGSSSKAYPNTDGPIRIRTGDKVPWNPVPASSDYFNFSYVELPMLTATVVLLFVILIVLVRALKAMRRHKKDSPSSYPHRVDRLKLPSIRIPNE from the exons ATGGGGACTTCTCCCCTGTCTTTGCTGTGCGTTGTAGGCTTGCTGGTGTTGCACCGTGTTGGTGCATCGCATTTCAGGGGTGGGATCATCACCTGGAGGTCGCTCCCCGACAACCCACGATCG GTTGAGGTCACTTATCGTCTTGCATGGAAAAAGGACTTCATCGAGCAGAACTTTGACGTCTGCACGGCAGAGGCGATTGAAGACAAGACTGAGCTCTTCTTAGGCAAGAGGCTGTACCTCAATGAAGATGTTGTCATTAATGATATGTCTTATATCTGCACTGATTATAACGTAGCTGGGGACTATGCAGCTGGTGTGCAGACTTACATCATACCTGTTcctgatggtgtttttgccttTGATATCAG CATTCAAAGTTGCTGCTGGGTCACCCTCCAGAATTATCCAGTACCCAGGAACTACCAGCTGAACGCTACTGTTGACTTGACTCCAAGAGCCAACCGTGGGAACCAGACCAACTCCTCACCTACAGCCTCTATCGTACCCGTGCAGTTTGTGCAACAATCATGCAACCATGTCATACGCATTCCCg TGAGTGATCCTGACGGTGACGTGGTGAGGTGCAGATTTGCCGACCCTTCTCGCAACGAGTGTTTCAAAGTCTGTGGTGCATTGGAAGCCTCCACCCTTGAGAGCTCCGAG acaGAGTGTACATTGACCTACAATGGCCCGAATCAAGTTGGATGGTACGGAGTCACCATCATGATCGAAGATTTCAATCGTAGGAGGCGCAATCGTCCTCTAAGTAGG GTGCCCCTTCACTTCCTGATCAAAGTGACGGCAAGCGATGAAAACTGCCACCGACCTGGTTTCGTCAATCCAACCCCTGATAATGGAGAGTGTTTACCTGCGGCAGTCGATCAACCAAAGACGATTCGTCTCGCTGCAAGGAGTGAAAACTCCCA CATCACAGGCATATCTACTTTTGGACTTCCTCTGGGCATGGAAGTAACACCCCTGACCTCTGACCCAGCCGACCCCATGACCTTTTATGTTGACCTCCAGTGGACTCCGCCTCAGTCTCAGAGAGGACCTCATCACATCTGCTTCTCAGTGTTTGACCAAAAAGACGATCATGA gtttgctTCAGATCAAGTTTGCATAACAGTCCATGTGGGGG CTCGTGCTACACACCCTGTGCCAGAGCTTTCCAGACCACAcgaaggagaagaaatggtttCCATCTTCAATGAGGAGTGGGAGATACAGTTTGATTCCTCA ATAACACAACATGCAACAAGCGAGGGGGCTATAGTCTCAATCATTAAAGTTGAAGGGAATGAGCCAGTCCACACGGTCAATCTCGCCGATGAGACTAATGTCCAATTCCCTCTCGACGAACCTAGTAAAGTCCTCTTCACAACTCCGGGCTTGGTTCTTGAAGGAAGCACCGAGTATATGATTCATgtgcaagagggcgctgttctaaGCGCAGTGGGATGCAAGTCTGTTTCTGCCAGTCACGAGTGGCATTTCACAACTGGAA GAGATTTGGTACTCGCTGCATCTCGTCTCCCTCCTCAAGAAGTCAGGAGGCAGACCGTGGAGCCAGAGTGTTTTGCTGGCTACATGGCCATCTACGTGTCTAAATCTTGGTTATCATCGGTCAGCTCTCTGATCGACCCTGCAGGGATGCATCTCAACGAGCCGTCTTGTATTGGAGAGGATTTCAACGAAACGCACTTCGTCTTGGGTGCTTCGCACGACATGTGTGGTACTGTCGTTACA TCGGAAACAGAAGACATTCAGGTAGTGGAAAACATCGTGTACATCCCACCTCAGCCAGACAGCCTTGGTTCTTCAATCACCAGAGATAAGAACATCGAAGTCCACGTTGAGTGCCGTCTAACAGGTTCACGGCTAGCTCATGTTCAGTTCGATCCTAACGTCACCACGATCATCTACCATGAAGTCGGTTATGGGACGTTCAACTTCCAGATGCGAATGTACGAGGACAGTGCATTCCAGAGGAAGTTCAAACCCATTAACTTTCCCATCGACGTGGACCAAAGCCAGAGGTTGTACTTTGAAGCGAAGGTGGTGACGAACGAAGACTTGTCAATGTTTCTGGATTCATGTCGAGCGACCCCAACGGCTAACCCCAGAGATCCAACAAAGTACATCTTCATTAATAAAGG ATGCAAAGTGGATGACACAGTGGAGTTCCACTACCATCCTAGTAGTCTGCGACAGAGATTCTCTATCGAGGCCTTCGCATTCCTAGGAGAGAACCTCCATGGATCG GTATTTGTTCACTGTGACCTAGCGACGTGTCACGCAGCCGACCTTCAATCTCCATGCGCAAGAGGCTGTCAAGACTCGTCTGTCATTTCAAGGAGGGATGTATCCCAGTCTGGTTCATCTTCCAAGGCCTACCCAAACACAGACGGGCCCATACGGATCAGGACCGGCGATAAAG TGCCTTGGAACCCAGTCCCAGCCTCCTCGGACTACTTCAACTTCTCCTATGTGGAGTTACCAATGCTGACGGCCACCGTCGTGCTACTGTTTGTCATCTTGATCGTCTTAGTACGAGCTCTCAAAGCGATGAGGCGGCACAAGAAAGACTCGCCTTCCTCCTACCCTCATCGTGTGGATCGACTCAAGCTACCGTCTATCAGGATACCTAATGAGTAA
- the LOC139939286 gene encoding uncharacterized protein isoform X3 has product MSYICTDYNVAGDYAAGVQTYIIPVPDGVFAFDISIQSCCWVTLQNYPVPRNYQLNATVDLTPRANRGNQTNSSPTASIVPVQFVQQSCNHVIRIPVSDPDGDVVRCRFADPSRNECFKVCGALEASTLESSETECTLTYNGPNQVGWYGVTIMIEDFNRRRRNRPLSRVPLHFLIKVTASDENCHRPGFVNPTPDNGECLPAAVDQPKTIRLAARSENSQYVITGISTFGLPLGMEVTPLTSDPADPMTFYVDLQWTPPQSQRGPHHICFSVFDQKDDHEFASDQVCITVHVGARATHPVPELSRPHEGEEMVSIFNEEWEIQFDSSITQHATSEGAIVSIIKVEGNEPVHTVNLADETNVQFPLDEPSKVLFTTPGLVLEGSTEYMIHVQEGAVLSAVGCKSVSASHEWHFTTGRDLVLAASRLPPQEVRRQTVEPECFAGYMAIYVSKSWLSSVSSLIDPAGMHLNEPSCIGEDFNETHFVLGASHDMCGTVVTSETEDIQVVENIVYIPPQPDSLGSSITRDKNIEVHVECRLTGSRLAHVQFDPNVTTIIYHEVGYGTFNFQMRMYEDSAFQRKFKPINFPIDVDQSQRLYFEAKVVTNEDLSMFLDSCRATPTANPRDPTKYIFINKGCKVDDTVEFHYHPSSLRQRFSIEAFAFLGENLHGSVFVHCDLATCHAADLQSPCARGCQDSSVISRRDVSQSGSSSKAYPNTDGPIRIRTGDKVPWNPVPASSDYFNFSYVELPMLTATVVLLFVILIVLVRALKAMRRHKKDSPSSYPHRVDRLKLPSIRIPNE; this is encoded by the exons ATGTCTTATATCTGCACTGATTATAACGTAGCTGGGGACTATGCAGCTGGTGTGCAGACTTACATCATACCTGTTcctgatggtgtttttgccttTGATATCAG CATTCAAAGTTGCTGCTGGGTCACCCTCCAGAATTATCCAGTACCCAGGAACTACCAGCTGAACGCTACTGTTGACTTGACTCCAAGAGCCAACCGTGGGAACCAGACCAACTCCTCACCTACAGCCTCTATCGTACCCGTGCAGTTTGTGCAACAATCATGCAACCATGTCATACGCATTCCCg TGAGTGATCCTGACGGTGACGTGGTGAGGTGCAGATTTGCCGACCCTTCTCGCAACGAGTGTTTCAAAGTCTGTGGTGCATTGGAAGCCTCCACCCTTGAGAGCTCCGAG acaGAGTGTACATTGACCTACAATGGCCCGAATCAAGTTGGATGGTACGGAGTCACCATCATGATCGAAGATTTCAATCGTAGGAGGCGCAATCGTCCTCTAAGTAGG GTGCCCCTTCACTTCCTGATCAAAGTGACGGCAAGCGATGAAAACTGCCACCGACCTGGTTTCGTCAATCCAACCCCTGATAATGGAGAGTGTTTACCTGCGGCAGTCGATCAACCAAAGACGATTCGTCTCGCTGCAAGGAGTGAAAACTCCCAGTATGT CATCACAGGCATATCTACTTTTGGACTTCCTCTGGGCATGGAAGTAACACCCCTGACCTCTGACCCAGCCGACCCCATGACCTTTTATGTTGACCTCCAGTGGACTCCGCCTCAGTCTCAGAGAGGACCTCATCACATCTGCTTCTCAGTGTTTGACCAAAAAGACGATCATGA gtttgctTCAGATCAAGTTTGCATAACAGTCCATGTGGGGG CTCGTGCTACACACCCTGTGCCAGAGCTTTCCAGACCACAcgaaggagaagaaatggtttCCATCTTCAATGAGGAGTGGGAGATACAGTTTGATTCCTCA ATAACACAACATGCAACAAGCGAGGGGGCTATAGTCTCAATCATTAAAGTTGAAGGGAATGAGCCAGTCCACACGGTCAATCTCGCCGATGAGACTAATGTCCAATTCCCTCTCGACGAACCTAGTAAAGTCCTCTTCACAACTCCGGGCTTGGTTCTTGAAGGAAGCACCGAGTATATGATTCATgtgcaagagggcgctgttctaaGCGCAGTGGGATGCAAGTCTGTTTCTGCCAGTCACGAGTGGCATTTCACAACTGGAA GAGATTTGGTACTCGCTGCATCTCGTCTCCCTCCTCAAGAAGTCAGGAGGCAGACCGTGGAGCCAGAGTGTTTTGCTGGCTACATGGCCATCTACGTGTCTAAATCTTGGTTATCATCGGTCAGCTCTCTGATCGACCCTGCAGGGATGCATCTCAACGAGCCGTCTTGTATTGGAGAGGATTTCAACGAAACGCACTTCGTCTTGGGTGCTTCGCACGACATGTGTGGTACTGTCGTTACA TCGGAAACAGAAGACATTCAGGTAGTGGAAAACATCGTGTACATCCCACCTCAGCCAGACAGCCTTGGTTCTTCAATCACCAGAGATAAGAACATCGAAGTCCACGTTGAGTGCCGTCTAACAGGTTCACGGCTAGCTCATGTTCAGTTCGATCCTAACGTCACCACGATCATCTACCATGAAGTCGGTTATGGGACGTTCAACTTCCAGATGCGAATGTACGAGGACAGTGCATTCCAGAGGAAGTTCAAACCCATTAACTTTCCCATCGACGTGGACCAAAGCCAGAGGTTGTACTTTGAAGCGAAGGTGGTGACGAACGAAGACTTGTCAATGTTTCTGGATTCATGTCGAGCGACCCCAACGGCTAACCCCAGAGATCCAACAAAGTACATCTTCATTAATAAAGG ATGCAAAGTGGATGACACAGTGGAGTTCCACTACCATCCTAGTAGTCTGCGACAGAGATTCTCTATCGAGGCCTTCGCATTCCTAGGAGAGAACCTCCATGGATCG GTATTTGTTCACTGTGACCTAGCGACGTGTCACGCAGCCGACCTTCAATCTCCATGCGCAAGAGGCTGTCAAGACTCGTCTGTCATTTCAAGGAGGGATGTATCCCAGTCTGGTTCATCTTCCAAGGCCTACCCAAACACAGACGGGCCCATACGGATCAGGACCGGCGATAAAG TGCCTTGGAACCCAGTCCCAGCCTCCTCGGACTACTTCAACTTCTCCTATGTGGAGTTACCAATGCTGACGGCCACCGTCGTGCTACTGTTTGTCATCTTGATCGTCTTAGTACGAGCTCTCAAAGCGATGAGGCGGCACAAGAAAGACTCGCCTTCCTCCTACCCTCATCGTGTGGATCGACTCAAGCTACCGTCTATCAGGATACCTAATGAGTAA
- the LOC139939286 gene encoding uncharacterized protein isoform X1, which translates to MGTSPLSLLCVVGLLVLHRVGASHFRGGIITWRSLPDNPRSVEVTYRLAWKKDFIEQNFDVCTAEAIEDKTELFLGKRLYLNEDVVINDMSYICTDYNVAGDYAAGVQTYIIPVPDGVFAFDISIQSCCWVTLQNYPVPRNYQLNATVDLTPRANRGNQTNSSPTASIVPVQFVQQSCNHVIRIPVSDPDGDVVRCRFADPSRNECFKVCGALEASTLESSETECTLTYNGPNQVGWYGVTIMIEDFNRRRRNRPLSRVPLHFLIKVTASDENCHRPGFVNPTPDNGECLPAAVDQPKTIRLAARSENSQYVITGISTFGLPLGMEVTPLTSDPADPMTFYVDLQWTPPQSQRGPHHICFSVFDQKDDHEFASDQVCITVHVGARATHPVPELSRPHEGEEMVSIFNEEWEIQFDSSITQHATSEGAIVSIIKVEGNEPVHTVNLADETNVQFPLDEPSKVLFTTPGLVLEGSTEYMIHVQEGAVLSAVGCKSVSASHEWHFTTGRDLVLAASRLPPQEVRRQTVEPECFAGYMAIYVSKSWLSSVSSLIDPAGMHLNEPSCIGEDFNETHFVLGASHDMCGTVVTSETEDIQVVENIVYIPPQPDSLGSSITRDKNIEVHVECRLTGSRLAHVQFDPNVTTIIYHEVGYGTFNFQMRMYEDSAFQRKFKPINFPIDVDQSQRLYFEAKVVTNEDLSMFLDSCRATPTANPRDPTKYIFINKGCKVDDTVEFHYHPSSLRQRFSIEAFAFLGENLHGSVFVHCDLATCHAADLQSPCARGCQDSSVISRRDVSQSGSSSKAYPNTDGPIRIRTGDKVPWNPVPASSDYFNFSYVELPMLTATVVLLFVILIVLVRALKAMRRHKKDSPSSYPHRVDRLKLPSIRIPNE; encoded by the exons ATGGGGACTTCTCCCCTGTCTTTGCTGTGCGTTGTAGGCTTGCTGGTGTTGCACCGTGTTGGTGCATCGCATTTCAGGGGTGGGATCATCACCTGGAGGTCGCTCCCCGACAACCCACGATCG GTTGAGGTCACTTATCGTCTTGCATGGAAAAAGGACTTCATCGAGCAGAACTTTGACGTCTGCACGGCAGAGGCGATTGAAGACAAGACTGAGCTCTTCTTAGGCAAGAGGCTGTACCTCAATGAAGATGTTGTCATTAATGATATGTCTTATATCTGCACTGATTATAACGTAGCTGGGGACTATGCAGCTGGTGTGCAGACTTACATCATACCTGTTcctgatggtgtttttgccttTGATATCAG CATTCAAAGTTGCTGCTGGGTCACCCTCCAGAATTATCCAGTACCCAGGAACTACCAGCTGAACGCTACTGTTGACTTGACTCCAAGAGCCAACCGTGGGAACCAGACCAACTCCTCACCTACAGCCTCTATCGTACCCGTGCAGTTTGTGCAACAATCATGCAACCATGTCATACGCATTCCCg TGAGTGATCCTGACGGTGACGTGGTGAGGTGCAGATTTGCCGACCCTTCTCGCAACGAGTGTTTCAAAGTCTGTGGTGCATTGGAAGCCTCCACCCTTGAGAGCTCCGAG acaGAGTGTACATTGACCTACAATGGCCCGAATCAAGTTGGATGGTACGGAGTCACCATCATGATCGAAGATTTCAATCGTAGGAGGCGCAATCGTCCTCTAAGTAGG GTGCCCCTTCACTTCCTGATCAAAGTGACGGCAAGCGATGAAAACTGCCACCGACCTGGTTTCGTCAATCCAACCCCTGATAATGGAGAGTGTTTACCTGCGGCAGTCGATCAACCAAAGACGATTCGTCTCGCTGCAAGGAGTGAAAACTCCCAGTATGT CATCACAGGCATATCTACTTTTGGACTTCCTCTGGGCATGGAAGTAACACCCCTGACCTCTGACCCAGCCGACCCCATGACCTTTTATGTTGACCTCCAGTGGACTCCGCCTCAGTCTCAGAGAGGACCTCATCACATCTGCTTCTCAGTGTTTGACCAAAAAGACGATCATGA gtttgctTCAGATCAAGTTTGCATAACAGTCCATGTGGGGG CTCGTGCTACACACCCTGTGCCAGAGCTTTCCAGACCACAcgaaggagaagaaatggtttCCATCTTCAATGAGGAGTGGGAGATACAGTTTGATTCCTCA ATAACACAACATGCAACAAGCGAGGGGGCTATAGTCTCAATCATTAAAGTTGAAGGGAATGAGCCAGTCCACACGGTCAATCTCGCCGATGAGACTAATGTCCAATTCCCTCTCGACGAACCTAGTAAAGTCCTCTTCACAACTCCGGGCTTGGTTCTTGAAGGAAGCACCGAGTATATGATTCATgtgcaagagggcgctgttctaaGCGCAGTGGGATGCAAGTCTGTTTCTGCCAGTCACGAGTGGCATTTCACAACTGGAA GAGATTTGGTACTCGCTGCATCTCGTCTCCCTCCTCAAGAAGTCAGGAGGCAGACCGTGGAGCCAGAGTGTTTTGCTGGCTACATGGCCATCTACGTGTCTAAATCTTGGTTATCATCGGTCAGCTCTCTGATCGACCCTGCAGGGATGCATCTCAACGAGCCGTCTTGTATTGGAGAGGATTTCAACGAAACGCACTTCGTCTTGGGTGCTTCGCACGACATGTGTGGTACTGTCGTTACA TCGGAAACAGAAGACATTCAGGTAGTGGAAAACATCGTGTACATCCCACCTCAGCCAGACAGCCTTGGTTCTTCAATCACCAGAGATAAGAACATCGAAGTCCACGTTGAGTGCCGTCTAACAGGTTCACGGCTAGCTCATGTTCAGTTCGATCCTAACGTCACCACGATCATCTACCATGAAGTCGGTTATGGGACGTTCAACTTCCAGATGCGAATGTACGAGGACAGTGCATTCCAGAGGAAGTTCAAACCCATTAACTTTCCCATCGACGTGGACCAAAGCCAGAGGTTGTACTTTGAAGCGAAGGTGGTGACGAACGAAGACTTGTCAATGTTTCTGGATTCATGTCGAGCGACCCCAACGGCTAACCCCAGAGATCCAACAAAGTACATCTTCATTAATAAAGG ATGCAAAGTGGATGACACAGTGGAGTTCCACTACCATCCTAGTAGTCTGCGACAGAGATTCTCTATCGAGGCCTTCGCATTCCTAGGAGAGAACCTCCATGGATCG GTATTTGTTCACTGTGACCTAGCGACGTGTCACGCAGCCGACCTTCAATCTCCATGCGCAAGAGGCTGTCAAGACTCGTCTGTCATTTCAAGGAGGGATGTATCCCAGTCTGGTTCATCTTCCAAGGCCTACCCAAACACAGACGGGCCCATACGGATCAGGACCGGCGATAAAG TGCCTTGGAACCCAGTCCCAGCCTCCTCGGACTACTTCAACTTCTCCTATGTGGAGTTACCAATGCTGACGGCCACCGTCGTGCTACTGTTTGTCATCTTGATCGTCTTAGTACGAGCTCTCAAAGCGATGAGGCGGCACAAGAAAGACTCGCCTTCCTCCTACCCTCATCGTGTGGATCGACTCAAGCTACCGTCTATCAGGATACCTAATGAGTAA